gtATGTATATACAACTATATATTCAGTTCAATTTATGTTGAGAGAGTAGTTTGCTAACCAGATCAGCAACAGAGCAGAGGTTaagatatattatattaggACGAATTGCAGGCGAAAATGTTTAAGAGACAATTCTCGACGTCACTGGGCAATTTGAAACACTATGGTGATTCCATActgaagaaatattattcacctgaattattgaattcaattaaGTTAGCCCAAAGTGTTATTCCGACGAAGCCAGATTTTAAAGTCTCAAGTAATGTTAAATTTCATCCTCCATATTTGGAAGATTTTAGTAAAATAGACAGTTATTGGGATTATAAACCGGGTTTACCACACGCACATGTTAGTGATGTTAATGAAATCAATACATTTGAATGGGACAAAGTTCATCAACAATTGCCAGGTGATGGTCTCATAATACCACCTGGTGTCTCAAGGAATATAGCATCTGGCTCCGATTCTGCCAAATTATCCGGCAGAACTTCAAAAACTATGGATGTTGCTTTAGGGTTGCATAAGCAATCTggtttaaatattgaatatattacaaaaaaattagatatGAAACCTTTAGTTACCAAGAGAGTCTCTAATCAAACTGCAAAAGGTAAAATTGCCTCGTTTTATGCATTGGTGGTTGTAGGTGATCGTAATGGTATGGTTGGGTTAGGTGAAGGTAAATCAAGAGAAACTATGTCGAAAGCTATCTTTAAGGCACATTGGGATGGTGTCCGtaatttgaaagaaattCCAAGATATGAAAATCGAACAATTTATGGTGACATCGATTATAGATATCATGgtgttaaattatttttaagaaGTGGTAGACCAGGTTTTGGTCTAAGAGTTaatcatataatatatgaaatttGTGAATGTGCAGGTATTAAGGATTTAAGTGGTAAAGTTTACAAATCGAGAAATGATATGAATGTTGCCAAAGGTACAGTAGAAGCCTTATTAAATTCGCAAAAGACTCTGGATGAAATTGCATTAGGTAGAGGTAAAAAAATTGCTGACGTCAGAAGTATTTATTACTCaagttaaaaataatacaatattcaataaatgaGCTAAGATATAAAGATGCTTCAAGGAAGATATATTCATAATTCGTCAAAAAATAAGAGAGATCTATACCAAGTTTTGTTTATAAAAAAGTTAATctagaaaataaatagagttttgtaaatagttaaatatatcgatattgttttctactattaaatttgaCAGTTCAGCCAAGAAAAAGTATGAAAGAGGTCGTTTATGTGAAACATTGTACATCAAAACACACATACTCAGTTACAATAATAGCTCtccattttattttgtagtttttttatgtatattataattacaaataaaaatataaaataaataaaatatttttttaaaaaagtaAGTTGGATAAAGACTTTATTCGATTTCCagatttgaatattttacattCCATCCCataaaattatcattacTGAATTCTATTGGATTATCATCTGTGTTAATCGGTTTTAGATTTTGCTCCTGAAATTTATCTTTGGGTGAAACCTCTCGATCtgaattttcatttgaattcatCGTCCTTGGAGTAATTAAATATAGTTCTTTATTGTCTTCACTATTATTAActgatttttcaatttcttctgaACTACCCTCTATTTCAGTCAATGTGTTAATAATACCAATCGAATCATGGGTTTCTTCCATAGAAGTTTCTCCAGAGGCACAATAAATGTTACTGGAATCAATTATGTTTTTTGTATTAGatatatcaaaatcaacACTCTCTAGTATCTTCTCAAAGTTGAACTTTTCCTGTTCAATTGgcatattttcaaataattcatcatatccattgaatgaaaatgaCGAATCGAAATATTCATTGAATGGATTATTGTTGATTTCTACATTTTGTTCAATGTTCATGGTTGGTGGTCTGTAAGaactaatttttttaataaatgattttcTCCAATGAGctttaatgttattattattattattattattattgtttccCAAATATTCCTTTTCAATTAGGTTTTTTTTGATGCCATTATCTACATTTTCGTcatctttaataaaattatttgtgATATAATTGTTCTTAATAAAGTTATTCTCATTACTCGAGATTTGCTGATCTATTTTTATTGCtgtatttaaatcattacAGTAAAGTATTTTGTTGTTGCAATGGCAACATATTATCTCCCTTCCATTCAAAtgattattcatatttttccGTCTTTTTTTTGTGACTCTATTTCCTGTGGCTCTGAATCTTTGCTCATCATTCTTATCATTGCTATTATTAGTTGAAGTAGATGATGATAGTGTAGACGAACTTGAATTTTCTAGTACGTTTGTCAATCcttcatttaaataagttaatttattcattaatgaatatCTGAGGTTCATCTTTATATCGTGCAGATTGGAGTTAACTAAGAATGGTTTCATAATATGATAAGTTTCGGACCCTAGGGCAAACACATATGATTTCatattttcgaaatttAAATGTGCTTCTTCACTAAATAAAACACTTTGAACATCATGCAATGAATACCTCTTCTTAATGACTTTTATAATCCTcgaataattcaaattttcttcAGCATCTGATTTAATGTAAATAATGCATTTCTTAATGTAATCATTAATTGTAGTTCCAACTAAGGTTTTAAATTCCCTATTGAAGTGAAATTGAGAGGAATTAACGCAGTAGGCAAAAGTATAACAATGTGGAATATAGCCATATTTAATACCATTGAGAAGTTCCAAGTACATTGTAAAATTAAGTTTTAATTGATCCTCTGGactcaattttttaattttaaacttCTGACCAGTTTTTGACGCTTTTGCTTCAAAGTTGGCAATACCTTGTTGATAAACTGCTTGATATGTCATAGATTTAGCTTCCTCCAATTCTGACTTGGATAATCCATAGAATTGATTTCTTTGAAGATAGGATGAGTTGGCAGGAGTTATTGATGGAAGAGTCTCTATGAATAAATAAGCGTTGGCAGCATAGTAAGCAGCAACATTAGTTAACATTGCA
The nucleotide sequence above comes from Tetrapisispora phaffii CBS 4417 chromosome 3, complete genome. Encoded proteins:
- the TPHA0C04370 gene encoding uncharacterized protein, with protein sequence MTKLPQVKHQFQVPVLEYPVNNNHITGLKDIKLASLHYAASIACSVNAKYGFVPHERGEIPTKGMLRNLTNFAMLTNVAAYYAANAYLFIETLPSITPANSSYLQRNQFYGLSKSELEEAKSMTYQAVYQQGIANFEAKASKTGQKFKIKKLSPEDQLKLNFTMYLELLNGIKYGYIPHCYTFAYCVNSSQFHFNREFKTLVGTTINDYIKKCIIYIKSDAEENLNYSRIIKVIKKRYSLHDVQSVLFSEEAHLNFENMKSYVFALGSETYHIMKPFLVNSNLHDIKMNLRYSLMNKLTYLNEGLTNVLENSSSSTLSSSTSTNNSNDKNDEQRFRATGNRVTKKRRKNMNNHLNGREIICCHCNNKILYCNDLNTAIKIDQQISSNENNFIKNNYITNNFIKDDENVDNGIKKNLIEKEYLGNNNNNNNNNNIKAHWRKSFIKKISSYRPPTMNIEQNVEINNNPFNEYFDSSFSFNGYDELFENMPIEQEKFNFEKILESVDFDISNTKNIIDSSNIYCASGETSMEETHDSIGIINTLTEIEGSSEEIEKSVNNSEDNKELYLITPRTMNSNENSDREVSPKDKFQEQNLKPINTDDNPIEFSNDNFMGWNVKYSNLEIE
- the MRPS5 gene encoding mitochondrial 37S ribosomal protein uS5m (similar to Saccharomyces cerevisiae MRPS5 (YBR251W); ancestral locus Anc_7.170) encodes the protein MFKRQFSTSLGNLKHYGDSILKKYYSPELLNSIKLAQSVIPTKPDFKVSSNVKFHPPYLEDFSKIDSYWDYKPGLPHAHVSDVNEINTFEWDKVHQQLPGDGLIIPPGVSRNIASGSDSAKLSGRTSKTMDVALGLHKQSGLNIEYITKKLDMKPLVTKRVSNQTAKGKIASFYALVVVGDRNGMVGLGEGKSRETMSKAIFKAHWDGVRNLKEIPRYENRTIYGDIDYRYHGVKLFLRSGRPGFGLRVNHIIYEICECAGIKDLSGKVYKSRNDMNVAKGTVEALLNSQKTLDEIALGRGKKIADVRSIYYSS